In a genomic window of Trichoderma atroviride chromosome 4, complete sequence:
- a CDS encoding uncharacterized protein (EggNog:ENOG41~TransMembrane:12 (i106-131o143-162i174-191o203-221i233-254o266-291i340-364o376-396i426-445o451-475i482-504o516-536i)) — protein MTELDVDTASTLGSNMADREKAYEAPTPEGDDDAGLDLQNTRSNRESMKDVGRTVSQNGYGVSHEQNHDEKALEAGRPEKDPYEVGWDGGDADPWHPRSFNKARKWLIVFIVAAGSLTVTCASSIYTSTYVQMEAEFHNSREVSVLGLSSFILGIALGPMFLGPLSEFFGRRPIYLVSWTLYVIWLIPQTVAKNVATMIVTRFFDGLAGSAFLTVSGGTVGDMFAKDELQLPMAAFTIAPFIGPSVGPIVGGFINQFTTWRWTYYVLIIWAGVMWVAIVLLVPETFHTILLRNKARKMRKETGDNRWLAPTEKVQKSVFKAVLVSLQRPFQLLMFEPMCLFLDIFCAILLGILYVFFGAFGIVFGTHHGFQPYQVGLTFLGLGLGMIIGMLTDPVWHRIRSRLIAKLSQETGVPGSSEPEFRLPPAILGSFLVSIGIFVFAWTSYPSVHWIAPIIGSAIFGAGNMLVFSGIFTFLVDAYPAYAASALAANTFVRCSFAAVFPLFGAQMYHRLGDQWASSLLAFLTVAMIPFPYVFFKYGKKIRSRSRYARS, from the exons ATGACGGAACTAGACGTAGACACGGCATCGACCCTCGGGTCCAACATGGCGGACCGCGAAAAGGCCTACGAGGCCCCCACCCCAGAaggagacgacgacgccggACTGGATCTGCAAAACACTCGTTCAAATAGAGAGTCGATGAAGGACGTGGGCCGGACGGTATCGCAGAACGGCTATGGCGTGTCGCATGAGCAGAACCACGACGAAAAGGCCCTGGAGGCAGGGCGGCCGGAGAAGGATCCGTACGAAGTTGGCTGGGACGGTGGCGACGCGGACCCGTGGCATCCAAGGAGCTTCAACAAGGCGCGCAAGTGGCTGATTGTGTTTATCGTTGCGGCGGGAAGTCTTACAGT AACATGCGCCAGCTCAATATACACGTCGACGTACGTGCAGATGGAGGCTGAATTCCACAACTCGCGCGAAGTCTCTGTCCTCGGCCTCTCGTCCTTTATTCTCGGCATCGCCCTGGGCCCCATGTTCCTCGGCCCCCTCAGCGAGTTCTTTGGCCGCCGCCCCATCTACCTGGTCTCCTGGACGCTGTACGTGATCTGGCTGATTCCCCAGACGGTCGCCAAGAACGTGGCAACCATGATTGTGACACGCTTCTTCGACGGCCTGGCGGGGAGTGCCTTCTTGACGGTGTCGGGCGGCACGGTGGGCGACATGTTTGCAAAGgacgagctgcagctgcccaTGGCGGCCTTTACCATTGCGCCCTTTATTGGGCCCAGCGTGGGACCCATCGTGGGCGGCTTCATCAACCAGTTTACGACGTGGCGGTGGACGTACTATGTGCTGATTATCTGGGCGGGCGTCATGTGGGTTGCCATCGTGCTGCTTGTGCCTGAGACATTCC ACACGATTCTGCTCAGAAACAAGGCTCGCAAGATGCGCAAGGAGACGGGCGACAACCGCTGGCTCGCGCCCACGGAAAAGGTGCAAAAGTCCGTCTTCAAGGCCGTGCTCGTCTCCCTGCAGCGGCCCTTCCAGCTGCTCATGTTCGAGCCCATGTGCCTCTTCCTCGACATCTTCTGCGCCATCCTGCTGGGCATCCTGTACGTCTTCTTCGGCGCCTTTGGCATCGTCTTTGGCACCCACCACGGCTTCCAGCCGTACCAGGTCGGCCTGACCTTCCTGGGCCTCGGGCTGGGCATGATCATCGGCATGCTGACGGACCCGGTGTGGCACCGCATCCGCAGCAGGCTGATTGCGAAGCTGTCGCAGGAGACTGGCGTGCCGGGCAGCAGCGAGCCCGAGTTTCGGCTGCCGCCGGCCATCCTGGGGTCCTTTCTGGTGTCGATTGGCATCTTTGTGTTTGCCTGGACGTCGTATCCTTCTGTGCACTGGATCGCGCCCATTATTGGGTCGGCCATATTTGGAGCAGG AAACATGCTCGTCTTTTCCGGTATCTTTACGTTCTTG GTCGACGCATATCCTGCGTACGCCGCCAGCGCCCTCGCGGCCAACACATTTGTGCGCTGTTCATTTGCAG CTGTGTTCCCTCTTTTCGGAGCACAAATGTACCATAGGCTCGGCGACCAGTGGGCGTCGTCTCTGCTGGCGTTCCTGACCGTGGCCATGATACCGTTCCCGTACGTCTTTTTCAAATACGGCAAGAAGATTAGGAGCAGGAGCCGATATGCACGGTCGTGA
- a CDS encoding uncharacterized protein (TransMembrane:1 (i231-251o)~CAZy:GH5) has translation MSDTDIPRAHRSRNRSARGESSRRDRPRKKESRTRRGASSADEGRADRRSRSQSLSANALAQLNQDNVRQQRHADRERRKRDRERGEGHDERARERLERQQRRERERRREREAERDRDREREMEWERDRQREREREQRRTRGRDRSPSPDPETEPVIIPKKYQKPGRQKKKSRVVSGAVMEEGRSKGWGFGFGGWGNHSRDGSYDSLRKEDLYSQPEKKKKKTTWSKRKKWIVGGICAVILLIIIVVAAVVGSKHKSGSSSDSSSPKASNSDVPAKWINTDLDPTTWASTEDFNTTFTDVMVGGLPIMGLDSDWDDSAQANDKVPALNKPWGNYSKTPARGVNLGGWLSIEPFITPSLFNYPLSAGVVDEWTLCIHLGSQAASTIENHYNTFVTESTFQDIANAGLDHVRIPFSYWAVKVYDGDQYIYRTSWRYLLRGIEWARKYGLRVNLDMHGLPGSQNGWNHSGRQGAIGWLNGTNGDLNAERSLDIHNSLSQFFAQDRYKNIITHYGLANEPRMTFLKASTVVNWTETAYKMVRKNGFNGLVIFGDGFMGLNNWQGKMQGYDGLVLDVHQYVIFNQNQIDFTHQKKVQYACQGWTQQAEQSQDTSTGYGPTQFAEWSQADTDCAQYVTNVGQGNRWEGTLNTGNASTAILTPDCPTKDSKCSCDQANADPSKWSSEYKQFLTMFAEAQMYSFEKGLGWWYWTWQTETSPQWSYKAGMQAGVLPQKAWDRSFNCDTDVPDFSKSGLPEYY, from the exons ATGAGCGACACCGACATACCACGTGCGCACCGCAGTCGCAACCGCAGCGCGCGCGGCGAATCGTCCAGAAGAGACCGACCGCGGAAAAAAGAATCGCGAACGAGGAGAGGGGCGAGCAGCGCTGATGAAGGAAGAGCCGACAGACGCAGCAGATCACAGTCGCTCTCGGCGAATGCGCTGGCGCAACTAAACCAGGATAATGTGAGACAACAAAGACATGCCGATCGAGAGCGGAGAAAACGGGACCGAGAGCGTGGGGAAGGGCACGATGAGAGAGCCCGGGAGCGCTTGGAGAGACAGCAGCGGCGGGAGCGGGAACGgcggcgagagagagaggctgaaAGAGACCGAGACAGGGAACGGGAGATGGAATGGGAACGAGACAGAcaacgagagagagaacgAGAACAGCGGCGgacaagaggaagagacAGGTCGCCGAGCCCAGATCCAGAGACCGAGCCCGTGATAATACCAAAGAAATACCAGAAACCCGGccggcaaaagaagaaatccagAGTTGTCAGCGGAGCGGTAATGGAGGAGGGGAGGTCCAAAGGATGGGGatttggctttggcggctgGGGAAACCATTCTCGAGACGGCAGCTATGACAGCCTAAGAAAGGAGGACTTATACAGCCaaccagagaagaagaagaagaagacaactTGGTccaagagaaagaaat GGATCGTCGGCGGCATCTGTGCCGTtattcttctcatcatcatcgtcgttgCAGCGGTGGTTGGCTCGAAACACAAGTCTGGAAGTAGCAGCGACTCGTCTAGTCCTAAGGCGAGCAACAGCGACGTACCGGCCAAGTGGATAAACACCGATCTAGACCCCACCACTTGGGCGAGCACAGAGGATTTCAACACTACATTTACGGATGTGATGGTTGGAGGCCTTCCCATCATGGGCCTTGACTCAGATTGGGATGATTCTGCACAGGCAAACGACAAGGTGCCTGCTCTGAACAAGCCCTGGGGAAACTACTCAAAGACTCCTGCCAGGGGTGTGAATTTGGGAGGATGGCTATCCATTGAGCCTTTCATCACACCCTCCCTCTTCAACTATCCCCTGAGCGCTGGAGTGGTTGACGAGTGGACGCTCTGCATTCATCTCGGATCCCAGGCTGCGAGCACAATAGAAAACCACTATAACACTTTTGTTACGGAGAGCACGTTCCAAGACATTGCCAATGCTGGCTTGGACCACGTCCGGATCCCGTTCTCATATTGGGCCGTCAAAGTCTACGACGGCGACCAGTACATCTACCGAACCTCGTGGCGATATCTTCTACGCGGCATCGAATGGGCCAGAAAGTACGGTCTTCGAGTCAATCTCGACATGCATGGCTTGCCCGGGAGCCAAAACGGATGGAATCATAGCGGCAGGCAGGGCGCGATTGGCTGGCTCAATGGCACGAACGGCGACCTAAACGCAGAGCGATCGCTTGATATCCACAACAGCCTCTCCCAGTTCTTCGCGCAAGACAGATATAAGAACATCATCACGCACTATGGCCTGGCCAACGAGCCGCGCATGACCTTTCTCAAGGCTAGTACCGTCGTCAACTGGACGGAGACGGCGTACAAAATGGTCCGCAAAAACGGTTTCAACGGGTTGGTCATCTTTGGTGACGGCTTTATGGGTCTCAACAACTGGCAAGGGAAGATGCAGGGCTACGATGGCCTGGTGCTCGATGTCCACCAATACGTAATTTTCAACCAGAACCAGATCGACTTTACGCACCAGAAGAAGGTCCAGTACGCATGCCAGGGCTGGACGCAGCAAGCCGAGCAGAGCCAGGACACGAGCACAGGTTACGGACCTACGCAGTTTGCCGAATGGTCGCAGGCAGACACCGACTGCGCGCAGTATGTCACAAACGTCGGCCAGGGCAACCGCTGGGAGGGCACGCTCAACACCGGCAACGCAAGCACGGCGATCCTGACGCCAGACTGCCCAACCAAGGACAGCAAGTGCTCGTGCGACCAGGCCAACGCGGACCCGAGCAAATGGAGCTCCGAGTACAAGCAGTTCCTGACAATGTTCGCCGAGGCGCAGATGTACAGCTTCGAGAAGGGGCTGGGCTGGTGGTACTGGACATGGCAGACGGAGACCTCGCCGCAGTGGAGCTACAAGGCCGGGATGCAGGCCGGCGTGCTGCCGCAGAAGGCGTGGGACAGGAGCTTTAACTGTGATACGGATGTGCCTGATTTTTCAAAGAGTGGGTTGCCAGAGTATTATTAA